One Brassica napus cultivar Da-Ae chromosome C4, Da-Ae, whole genome shotgun sequence genomic region harbors:
- the LOC111213323 gene encoding cyclin-U2-1, with product MASSNTLAISPRKLRSDLYSYSYQDGSSTPLVISVLSSLIERTLARNERISRSYGGFGKTRVFDCLEIPDMTIQSYLERIFRYTKAGPSVYVVAYVYIDRFCQSNQGFRISLTNVHRLLITTIMVASKYVEDMNYKNSYFAKVGGLETEDLNNLELEFLFLMGFKLHVNVSVFESYCCHLEREVSIGGGYQIEKALRCAEEIKSRQIVQDPKHHNQFSRIFL from the exons ATGGCATCTTCGAATACTCTGGCGATATCTCCAAGGAAGCTCCGGTCAGACCTTTATTCATACTCTTACCAAGACGGTTCGAGCACACCACTCGTGATCTCTGTTCTCTCGTCTCTCATTGAACGAACGTTAGCTCGGAACGAGAGGATCAGCCGGAGCTACGGTGGCTTTGGTAAGACACGTGTCTTCGATTGCCTAGAGATTCCTGACATGACGATCCAATCCTATTTAGAGAGGATTTTCCGGTATACTAAAGCCGGTCCATCGGTTTACGTCGTGGCTTATGTCTACATTGACCGGTTCTGTCAGAGTAATCAAGGTTTTAGAATCAGTCTCACTAATGTACATCGTCTCCTCATCACAACCATCATGGTCGCTTCCAAATACGTTGAAGACAT GAACTACAAAAACTCATACTTTGCGAAAGTAGGAGGATTAGAGACAGAAGACTTGAACAACTTGGAACTGgagttcttgttcttgatggGGTTTAAGTTGCATGTGAATGTGAGTGTGTTCGAGAGTTACTGCTGTCATCTTGAGAGAGAAGTAAGTATTGGAGGAGGCTATCAGATCGAGAAGGCATTACGTTGCGCTGAGGAAATCAAATCTAGACAAATTGTTCAAGATCCTAAACACCATAATCAATTTTCAAGAATCTTCTTGTAG
- the LOC125585050 gene encoding protein transport protein Sec61 subunit beta-like, with translation MVGSGAPQRGSAAAAASMRRRKPSGSGSGGGASGGGGAAGSMLQFYTDDAPGLKISPNVVLVMSIGFIAFVAVLHVMGKLYFVK, from the coding sequence ATGGTGGGAAGTGGAGCTCCGCAGAGAGGAAGTGCAGCTGCAGCTGCTAGCATGCGTAGGAGGAAGCCTAGCGGAAGTGGAAGTGGAGGAGGAGCctctggtggtggtggtgcgGCAGGATCCATGCTTCAGTTCTACACGGATGACGCACCGGGTCTCAAGATCTCCCCCAATGTTGTCCTTGTTATGAGCATTGGTTTCATTGCTTTTGTCGCTGTCCTTCATGTCATGGGCAAGCTCTACTTTGTCAAGTGA